One segment of Chiloscyllium plagiosum isolate BGI_BamShark_2017 chromosome 5, ASM401019v2, whole genome shotgun sequence DNA contains the following:
- the LOC122550217 gene encoding protein rapunzel-like codes for MAGTAVDSLELAKASTEAATAVIAVRNAMSAVESLGKFASAAGAVGAIFGVAAAIVKLAMGNVESEELRYMKEQFQIVKNKLDVISGQIQQVLQAIDQSTVNNQFFPIEENLKNQFRKYMDILNTKPEFRENEKEEFLTHFNETKGDQNLHTLYDAVMGHSGIFGKPILETAMEYDQRNRRLMEGLCCSLKELFCIGLIALVGHSALTGTDVEALKREWNEKMGKVENKMKSMIDKCINEFAEQAKIDVEKMITEKSGRNNCECVSYILNGLSKKYDWVKWSVRVYDPVSGFDNHCFIGSNCFHFFRRNGVNAVVSYAIDPKPINESYIKHLMEGKDGWSDAKDVAEHVDNNLPSGHVVHVVRRYKGLWYHSDFPANCHFWENYSGVILCVHST; via the coding sequence ATGGCAGGAACAGCAGTAGATTCCCTGGAACTGGCAAAAGCCAGCACCGAGGCTGCGACTGCAGTGATTGCAGTGAGAAATGCGATGTCAGCTGTTGAGAGTTTAGGAAAATTCGCCTCTGCAGCTGGAGCAGTAGGAGCTATCTTTGGGGTAGCAGCAGCAATTGTTAAACTTGCTATGGGTaatgtggagagtgaggagctgagatATATGAAGGAGCAGTTCCAGATAGTCAAGAATAAGCTGGATGTCATTTCAGGTCAGATTCAGCAAGTGCTTCAGGCTATCGACCAAAGCACAGTCAATAATCAGTTCTTCCCCATTGAGGAGAATCTGAAAAACCAATTCAGGAAGTACATGGACATCCTGAACACAAAACCGGAATTCCGGGAGAATGAGAAAGAAGAATTCCTCACACACTTCAATGAGACTAAAGGTGACCAGAACCTTCACACTCTCTATGATGCAGTGATGGGACATTCTGGCATCTTTGGCAAACCCATTCTGGAAACTGCCATGGAATATGACCAGAGGAACCGGCGTCTGATGGAAGGGCTCTGCTGCAGTCTCAAGGAGCTCTTCTGCATTGGCCTGATTGCCCTGGTGGGTCACTCCGCTCTCACTGGGACCGATGTAGAGGCATTAAAGAGAGAGTGGAATGAGAAAATGGGCAAAGTAGAGAATAAAATGAAATCCATGATAGATAAGTGCATCAATGAGTTTGCTGAGCAGGCAAAaatagatgttgagaaaatgatAACTGAAAAGAGTGGAAGAAATAACTGTGAATGtgtaagttacattctcaatggTTTATCAAAGAAATATGACTGGGTTAAATGGTCTGTACGGGTCTATGACCCTGTCAGTGGGTTTGACAATCATTGTTTCATTGGCTCTAACTGTTTTCACTTTTTCCGACGCAATGGGGTTAATGCTGTTGTCTCCTATGCAATTGATCCAAAACCAATTAATGAAAGTTACATAAAGCATTTAATGGAAGGGAAAGATGGCTGGTCTGATGCAAAAGATGTTGCAGAACATGTGGACAATAACCTTCCCTCTGGGCATGTTGTACATGTAGTGAGACGCTACAAGGGTCTGTGGTACCACAGTGACTTTCCTGCAAATTGTCATTTCTGGGAAAATTACTCTGGTGTCATCCTGTGTGTCCATTCCACATAA